The following coding sequences are from one Kogia breviceps isolate mKogBre1 chromosome X, mKogBre1 haplotype 1, whole genome shotgun sequence window:
- the MAGEB5 gene encoding LOW QUALITY PROTEIN: melanoma-associated antigen B5 (The sequence of the model RefSeq protein was modified relative to this genomic sequence to represent the inferred CDS: inserted 2 bases in 1 codon; substituted 1 base at 1 genomic stop codon) — MPRGQKNNPQSSSATGSNSTSQGSSKAPSTTITSSITFSTRSDEDDNSQDEEHPCSSDVSPSTESTYSDXSSQMDLLEQFLLYKYKMKQPIMKEDMLKIVNQKYQDRFAEILKKACECTEAVFAVDLEEVDSTIHSYDLVSKLKLPNNGRVHAGRGLPKTSLLMTVLGVTFMKDNCATEEDIWKFLNMMXVYARRKHFIYREPRKLITKNLVRLKYLEYRQVPNSDPSCYEFLWGPKAHAETSKMKILEFLVKVSDMVPSAFSSRYEEAFRDKEGRDRAKIAARAGNTVTSRHVPWPCPAASPTLSEV; from the exons ATGCCTCGGGGTCAGAAGA ATAATCCCCAGAGTTCATCAGCTACTGGGTCAAACAGCACTTCTCAGGGGTCTTCAAAAGCCCCATCTACTACCATCACTTCTTCAATTACTTTTAGCACAAGGTCTGATGAAGATGATAACAGTCAAGATGAGGAACATCCATGTTCCTCTGATGTCTCACCTTCTACTGAGAGCACATACAGTGA CTCTAGTCAGATGGATTTGTTGGAGCAGTTCCTTctgtacaaatataaaatgaagcagCCCATTATGAAGGAAGACATGCTGAAGATTGTCAACCAAAAGTACCAAGACCGATTTGCTGAGATTCTCAAGAAAGCCTGTGAATGCACTGAGGCTGTCTTTGCAGTTGACTTGGAGGAAGTTGACTCAACCATCCACTCATATGACCTTGTCAGCAAACTGAAACTCCCCAACAATGGGAGGGTACATGCTGGTAGGGGGTTACCTAAGACCAGTCTCTTGATGACAGTCTTGGGTGTGACCTTCATGAAGGACAACTGTGCCACTGAGGAAGACATCTGGAAATTCCTGAATATGATGTGAGTATATGCTCGGAGGAAGCACTTCATCTACAGGGAGCCCAGGAAGCTCATCACCAAAAATTTAGTGAGGCTGAAGTACCTGGAGTACCGCCAGGTGCCCAACAGTGATCCTTCATGCTATGAGTTCCTGTGGGGCCCAAAAGCCCATGCTGAAACCAGCAAAATGAAAATCTTGGAATTTTTGGTGAAGGTCAGCGATATGGTTCCCAGTGCCTTCTCATCACGATATGAAGAAGCTTTTCGAGATAAGGAAGGGAGAGATAGAGCCAAAATTGCAGCCAGGGCTGGAAATACTGTCACTTCCAGGCATGTTCCATGGCCATGTCCAGCAGCTTCTCCCACCCTTAGTGAAGtctga